The Calliphora vicina chromosome 3, idCalVici1.1, whole genome shotgun sequence genome contains a region encoding:
- the Rgl gene encoding ral guanine nucleotide dissociation stimulator-like 1 isoform X2, which yields MSQNAADSLPTWRIWGEEKDTDIIYTVYLKKVCYHRPTPSAATADSEDDISYLEWEMVRVRFVKAATLERLVEALATDDGELESTFINVFLNTYRTFSTPKEVLGLFVKRYNTLCEKQRIEDLKNKDNDDYDRSNSIHEQHKKTLMSVWKMWLNGFPEDWNEENLEALINFTSKYLPNTDLHSRALNQLEMILRQQVYSKKQLPAWLGDQFADLYLAPEFHGRACFLETYRFPRIDVRHFAEQLTRMDCELFKKVISHQCLGATWSRRSQGCCETVVATVTQFNEVLYRVITSILIERALEPLDRAVYISVWIDIAQELRLLKNFSSLKAIITGLNSSAIYRLSKIWSVLPKEKLEVFHELARICSEDNNASVQRELLIREGTAKFAETVGENDRHMQKIIQKQSTQTSHGTIPYLGTFLTDLTMIHQANPDNVCEDKLINFEKKRKEFEVLAKIKLLQGAANTYNLDEDPLFNRWFYSMPVLTEEDAHTLSYQLEPPPPTAARKSTTSSNMSSANSSILGHRKTDSIASNSSSGAGSQFYCEISSHNSSRHNSLDREAHNNHMSATSSVSNLSLDSSNSGGGINKSKMIHSHSSNGLLRSTHGSSTSGSHTPTHIGSPLINAQVVNSPGANADFYIVKITLETETMPQDGIVVYKSMMVKNNERTPQVIRNALMKLGIEDDPDNYILAQRLPDKDVDLPRNANVFYAVVVNKNFELRFILKPNAERMNGINGTGSRSSRGSNS from the exons ATGTCGCAAAATGCTGCCGATAGTTTg CCCACGTGGCGCATATGGGGTGAGGAAAAGGATACCGATATTATTTATACGGTTTATTTGAAAAAGGTGTGCTATCACCGGCCCACACCCTCAGCTGCAACT GCCGACTCCGAAGATGACATTTCCTATTTGGAATGGGAAATGGTGCGTGTTCGCTTTGTCAAAGCCGCCACTTTGGAACGTCTAGTCGAGGCCTTGGCCACCGATGATGGCGAACTGGAGTCCACCTTCATTAATGTTTTCCTCAACACCTATCGCACCTTCTCCACGCCCAAAGAGGTCCTAGGCCTCTTTGTCAAACGCTACAATACGCTGTGCGAAAAACAACGTATCGAGGATTTGAAAAACAAAGACAATGACGACTACGATCGCTCCAATTCCATACACGAACAACACAAGAAAACCCTGATGTCGGTGTGGAAAATGTGGCTGAACGGTTTTCCCGAGGATTGGAATGAAGAGAATCTGGAGGCTTTAATTAATTTCACCAGCAAATATCTGCCCAATACAGATCTGCATTCTAGGGCCTTAAATCAGCTGGAAATGATTTTACGCCAGCAGGTGTATAGTAAAAAACAATTACCCGCCTGGTTGGGTGATCAGTTTGCCGATCTGTATTTGGCTCCCGAGTTTCATGGGAGAGCTTGTTTTTTGGAAACCTATCGTTTTCCTCGCATTGATGTGCGTCACTTTGCCGAACAGTTGACGCGCATGGATTGTGAACTGTTTAAGAAGGTGATATCGCATCAGTGTTTGGGCGCCACTTGGTCGCGAAGATCACAGGGCTGCTGTGAAACGGTGGTGGCCACCGTGACGCAGTTCAATGAGGTCTTGTATCGCGTGATAACGAGTATTTTGATTGAGAGAGCTTTGGAACCTCTA GATCGTGCTGTATATATTTCTGTTTGGATTGATATAGCTCAAGAATTGAGATTGCTAAAAAACTTCTCCTCGCTTAAAGCCATCATAACGGGTTTAAATTCTTCGGCTATTTATAGATTAAGTAAAATCTGGTCGGTTTTGCCCAAAGAAAAG TTGGAAGTGTTTCATGAACTGGCTCGCATCTGTTCCGAGGACAATAATGCTTCAGTACAAAGAGAACTTTTAATAAGAGAAGGTACAGCGAAATTTGCCGAAACGGTGGGAGAAAATGATCGTCATATGCAAAAGattatacaaaaacaa agTACTCAAACCTCCCATGGCACTATACCTTATTTGGGTACTTTCCTAACGGACTTGACCATGATTCATCAGGCCAATCCCGATAATGTGTGCGAAGACAAACTAataaatttcgaaaagaaaCGTAAGGAATTTGAGGTGTTGgccaaaataaaacttttacaaGGAGCAGCTAATACCTATAATTTAGATGAGGATCCTTTGTTTAATAGATGGTTTTATTCCATGCCGGTTTTAACCGAAGAAGATGCTCATACTTTGTCGTATCAATTGGAGCCACCACCACCCACGGCTGCACGCAAAAGCACTACATCCTCCAATATGTCTTCGGCCAATTCTTCTATATTAGGACATCGAAAAACCGATTCCATAGCCTCTAACTCTAGCAGTGGGGCGGGCTCACAATTCTATTGTGAGATTAGTTCACACAACAGTTCCAGGCACAATTCTCTGGACCGAGAAGCCCACAATAATCACATGTCAGCTACCAGCAGTGTTTCGAATTTATCGCTGGACTCCAGTAATTCAGGAGGCGGCATAAACAAATCGAAAATGATACACTCACACAGTTCAAATGGTTTGCTGCGCAGCACACATGGTTCCAGCACCAGCGGTTCACATACACCCACCCACATTGGCTCACCCCTCATTAATGCCCAAGTGGTTAATTCACCGGGGGCCAATGCTGATTTTTATATAGTCAAAATCACCTTGGAAACGGAAACCATGCCCCAGGATGGCATTGTGGTGTACAAGAGTATGATGGTGAAGAACAATGAACGCACACCCCAGGTGATACGTAATGCCTTAATGAAACTGGGCATAGAAGATGATCCGGACAATTATATATTGGCTCAAAGGCTGCCCGACAAA
- the Rgl gene encoding ral guanine nucleotide dissociation stimulator-like 1 isoform X1: MNFSNNSYTCSNNKPQKIAVKVLKSPQNPTYQTSQEFNNVYQTDHQQQHQQHDYYQQHDYYQQQDHLQQQYQQKALMPPLDHATHILAHQHHCKHHHKHHNHQHKHHRHHQQNSQQQQQQQNSPLQQQQFLQQHLQQQQQDLVKSLQTELQFQYYDKKPPTPQKTSCHSSPHTPKHQGHGQGKKSAASETKTPTSTLTKPKKWRRPFSSYHSCDDLDATNNATNLNKSQQQQQSNEKMVVASLKYLCACTGATLRNLSKKTKDLHKNNCYTYNKPTWRIWGEEKDTDIIYTVYLKKVCYHRPTPSAATADSEDDISYLEWEMVRVRFVKAATLERLVEALATDDGELESTFINVFLNTYRTFSTPKEVLGLFVKRYNTLCEKQRIEDLKNKDNDDYDRSNSIHEQHKKTLMSVWKMWLNGFPEDWNEENLEALINFTSKYLPNTDLHSRALNQLEMILRQQVYSKKQLPAWLGDQFADLYLAPEFHGRACFLETYRFPRIDVRHFAEQLTRMDCELFKKVISHQCLGATWSRRSQGCCETVVATVTQFNEVLYRVITSILIERALEPLDRAVYISVWIDIAQELRLLKNFSSLKAIITGLNSSAIYRLSKIWSVLPKEKLEVFHELARICSEDNNASVQRELLIREGTAKFAETVGENDRHMQKIIQKQSTQTSHGTIPYLGTFLTDLTMIHQANPDNVCEDKLINFEKKRKEFEVLAKIKLLQGAANTYNLDEDPLFNRWFYSMPVLTEEDAHTLSYQLEPPPPTAARKSTTSSNMSSANSSILGHRKTDSIASNSSSGAGSQFYCEISSHNSSRHNSLDREAHNNHMSATSSVSNLSLDSSNSGGGINKSKMIHSHSSNGLLRSTHGSSTSGSHTPTHIGSPLINAQVVNSPGANADFYIVKITLETETMPQDGIVVYKSMMVKNNERTPQVIRNALMKLGIEDDPDNYILAQRLPDKDVDLPRNANVFYAVVVNKNFELRFILKPNAERMNGINGTGSRSSRGSNS, translated from the exons Atg AATTTCTCTAATAACTCATATACGTGTTCAAATAACAAGCCACAAAAAATAGCTGTCAAAGTCTTAAAATCTCCACAAAATCCCACATATCAAACGTCTCAGGAATTTAATAATGTCTATCAAACGGATCACcagcagcagcatcagcagCATGACTATTATCAGCAGCATGATTATTATCAGCAGCAGGATCATTTGCAGCAGCAGTATCAACAAAAAGCTTTAATGCCACCCTTAGATCATGCCACCCACATTTTGGCTCATCAGCATCATTGTAAGCATCATCATAAACATCATAATCACCAGCATAAACATCATCGCCATCATCAACAAAATAgccaacagcaacagcaacaacaaaactctcctctacaacaacagcaattcTTGCAACAACActtgcagcagcagcaacaggaTTTAGTGAAATCCTTGCAAACAGAATTACAGTTTCAATATTATGACAAGAAACCACCTACACCACAGAAAACCTCTTGCCACTCCTCACCCCACACGCCCAAACACCAGGGCCACGGCCAGGGCAAAAAGTCTGCAGCCTCGGAAACCAAAACACCCACCTCTACTTTAACGAAACCCAAGAAATGGCGACGACCCTTCAGTTCGTATCATTCGTGTGATGATCTGGATGCCACGAATAATGCCACCAATCTGAACAAGTcccagcagcaacagcaatcCAATGAGAAAATGGTGGTGGccagtttgaaatatttatgtgcCTGCACAGGAGCTACATTGAGGAATTTGTCCAAGAAAACCAAAGATTTGCATAAGAATAATTGTTATACATATAATAAG CCCACGTGGCGCATATGGGGTGAGGAAAAGGATACCGATATTATTTATACGGTTTATTTGAAAAAGGTGTGCTATCACCGGCCCACACCCTCAGCTGCAACT GCCGACTCCGAAGATGACATTTCCTATTTGGAATGGGAAATGGTGCGTGTTCGCTTTGTCAAAGCCGCCACTTTGGAACGTCTAGTCGAGGCCTTGGCCACCGATGATGGCGAACTGGAGTCCACCTTCATTAATGTTTTCCTCAACACCTATCGCACCTTCTCCACGCCCAAAGAGGTCCTAGGCCTCTTTGTCAAACGCTACAATACGCTGTGCGAAAAACAACGTATCGAGGATTTGAAAAACAAAGACAATGACGACTACGATCGCTCCAATTCCATACACGAACAACACAAGAAAACCCTGATGTCGGTGTGGAAAATGTGGCTGAACGGTTTTCCCGAGGATTGGAATGAAGAGAATCTGGAGGCTTTAATTAATTTCACCAGCAAATATCTGCCCAATACAGATCTGCATTCTAGGGCCTTAAATCAGCTGGAAATGATTTTACGCCAGCAGGTGTATAGTAAAAAACAATTACCCGCCTGGTTGGGTGATCAGTTTGCCGATCTGTATTTGGCTCCCGAGTTTCATGGGAGAGCTTGTTTTTTGGAAACCTATCGTTTTCCTCGCATTGATGTGCGTCACTTTGCCGAACAGTTGACGCGCATGGATTGTGAACTGTTTAAGAAGGTGATATCGCATCAGTGTTTGGGCGCCACTTGGTCGCGAAGATCACAGGGCTGCTGTGAAACGGTGGTGGCCACCGTGACGCAGTTCAATGAGGTCTTGTATCGCGTGATAACGAGTATTTTGATTGAGAGAGCTTTGGAACCTCTA GATCGTGCTGTATATATTTCTGTTTGGATTGATATAGCTCAAGAATTGAGATTGCTAAAAAACTTCTCCTCGCTTAAAGCCATCATAACGGGTTTAAATTCTTCGGCTATTTATAGATTAAGTAAAATCTGGTCGGTTTTGCCCAAAGAAAAG TTGGAAGTGTTTCATGAACTGGCTCGCATCTGTTCCGAGGACAATAATGCTTCAGTACAAAGAGAACTTTTAATAAGAGAAGGTACAGCGAAATTTGCCGAAACGGTGGGAGAAAATGATCGTCATATGCAAAAGattatacaaaaacaa agTACTCAAACCTCCCATGGCACTATACCTTATTTGGGTACTTTCCTAACGGACTTGACCATGATTCATCAGGCCAATCCCGATAATGTGTGCGAAGACAAACTAataaatttcgaaaagaaaCGTAAGGAATTTGAGGTGTTGgccaaaataaaacttttacaaGGAGCAGCTAATACCTATAATTTAGATGAGGATCCTTTGTTTAATAGATGGTTTTATTCCATGCCGGTTTTAACCGAAGAAGATGCTCATACTTTGTCGTATCAATTGGAGCCACCACCACCCACGGCTGCACGCAAAAGCACTACATCCTCCAATATGTCTTCGGCCAATTCTTCTATATTAGGACATCGAAAAACCGATTCCATAGCCTCTAACTCTAGCAGTGGGGCGGGCTCACAATTCTATTGTGAGATTAGTTCACACAACAGTTCCAGGCACAATTCTCTGGACCGAGAAGCCCACAATAATCACATGTCAGCTACCAGCAGTGTTTCGAATTTATCGCTGGACTCCAGTAATTCAGGAGGCGGCATAAACAAATCGAAAATGATACACTCACACAGTTCAAATGGTTTGCTGCGCAGCACACATGGTTCCAGCACCAGCGGTTCACATACACCCACCCACATTGGCTCACCCCTCATTAATGCCCAAGTGGTTAATTCACCGGGGGCCAATGCTGATTTTTATATAGTCAAAATCACCTTGGAAACGGAAACCATGCCCCAGGATGGCATTGTGGTGTACAAGAGTATGATGGTGAAGAACAATGAACGCACACCCCAGGTGATACGTAATGCCTTAATGAAACTGGGCATAGAAGATGATCCGGACAATTATATATTGGCTCAAAGGCTGCCCGACAAA
- the Rgl gene encoding ral guanine nucleotide dissociation stimulator-like 1 isoform X3 has product MPTWRIWGEEKDTDIIYTVYLKKVCYHRPTPSAATADSEDDISYLEWEMVRVRFVKAATLERLVEALATDDGELESTFINVFLNTYRTFSTPKEVLGLFVKRYNTLCEKQRIEDLKNKDNDDYDRSNSIHEQHKKTLMSVWKMWLNGFPEDWNEENLEALINFTSKYLPNTDLHSRALNQLEMILRQQVYSKKQLPAWLGDQFADLYLAPEFHGRACFLETYRFPRIDVRHFAEQLTRMDCELFKKVISHQCLGATWSRRSQGCCETVVATVTQFNEVLYRVITSILIERALEPLDRAVYISVWIDIAQELRLLKNFSSLKAIITGLNSSAIYRLSKIWSVLPKEKLEVFHELARICSEDNNASVQRELLIREGTAKFAETVGENDRHMQKIIQKQSTQTSHGTIPYLGTFLTDLTMIHQANPDNVCEDKLINFEKKRKEFEVLAKIKLLQGAANTYNLDEDPLFNRWFYSMPVLTEEDAHTLSYQLEPPPPTAARKSTTSSNMSSANSSILGHRKTDSIASNSSSGAGSQFYCEISSHNSSRHNSLDREAHNNHMSATSSVSNLSLDSSNSGGGINKSKMIHSHSSNGLLRSTHGSSTSGSHTPTHIGSPLINAQVVNSPGANADFYIVKITLETETMPQDGIVVYKSMMVKNNERTPQVIRNALMKLGIEDDPDNYILAQRLPDKDVDLPRNANVFYAVVVNKNFELRFILKPNAERMNGINGTGSRSSRGSNS; this is encoded by the exons Atg CCCACGTGGCGCATATGGGGTGAGGAAAAGGATACCGATATTATTTATACGGTTTATTTGAAAAAGGTGTGCTATCACCGGCCCACACCCTCAGCTGCAACT GCCGACTCCGAAGATGACATTTCCTATTTGGAATGGGAAATGGTGCGTGTTCGCTTTGTCAAAGCCGCCACTTTGGAACGTCTAGTCGAGGCCTTGGCCACCGATGATGGCGAACTGGAGTCCACCTTCATTAATGTTTTCCTCAACACCTATCGCACCTTCTCCACGCCCAAAGAGGTCCTAGGCCTCTTTGTCAAACGCTACAATACGCTGTGCGAAAAACAACGTATCGAGGATTTGAAAAACAAAGACAATGACGACTACGATCGCTCCAATTCCATACACGAACAACACAAGAAAACCCTGATGTCGGTGTGGAAAATGTGGCTGAACGGTTTTCCCGAGGATTGGAATGAAGAGAATCTGGAGGCTTTAATTAATTTCACCAGCAAATATCTGCCCAATACAGATCTGCATTCTAGGGCCTTAAATCAGCTGGAAATGATTTTACGCCAGCAGGTGTATAGTAAAAAACAATTACCCGCCTGGTTGGGTGATCAGTTTGCCGATCTGTATTTGGCTCCCGAGTTTCATGGGAGAGCTTGTTTTTTGGAAACCTATCGTTTTCCTCGCATTGATGTGCGTCACTTTGCCGAACAGTTGACGCGCATGGATTGTGAACTGTTTAAGAAGGTGATATCGCATCAGTGTTTGGGCGCCACTTGGTCGCGAAGATCACAGGGCTGCTGTGAAACGGTGGTGGCCACCGTGACGCAGTTCAATGAGGTCTTGTATCGCGTGATAACGAGTATTTTGATTGAGAGAGCTTTGGAACCTCTA GATCGTGCTGTATATATTTCTGTTTGGATTGATATAGCTCAAGAATTGAGATTGCTAAAAAACTTCTCCTCGCTTAAAGCCATCATAACGGGTTTAAATTCTTCGGCTATTTATAGATTAAGTAAAATCTGGTCGGTTTTGCCCAAAGAAAAG TTGGAAGTGTTTCATGAACTGGCTCGCATCTGTTCCGAGGACAATAATGCTTCAGTACAAAGAGAACTTTTAATAAGAGAAGGTACAGCGAAATTTGCCGAAACGGTGGGAGAAAATGATCGTCATATGCAAAAGattatacaaaaacaa agTACTCAAACCTCCCATGGCACTATACCTTATTTGGGTACTTTCCTAACGGACTTGACCATGATTCATCAGGCCAATCCCGATAATGTGTGCGAAGACAAACTAataaatttcgaaaagaaaCGTAAGGAATTTGAGGTGTTGgccaaaataaaacttttacaaGGAGCAGCTAATACCTATAATTTAGATGAGGATCCTTTGTTTAATAGATGGTTTTATTCCATGCCGGTTTTAACCGAAGAAGATGCTCATACTTTGTCGTATCAATTGGAGCCACCACCACCCACGGCTGCACGCAAAAGCACTACATCCTCCAATATGTCTTCGGCCAATTCTTCTATATTAGGACATCGAAAAACCGATTCCATAGCCTCTAACTCTAGCAGTGGGGCGGGCTCACAATTCTATTGTGAGATTAGTTCACACAACAGTTCCAGGCACAATTCTCTGGACCGAGAAGCCCACAATAATCACATGTCAGCTACCAGCAGTGTTTCGAATTTATCGCTGGACTCCAGTAATTCAGGAGGCGGCATAAACAAATCGAAAATGATACACTCACACAGTTCAAATGGTTTGCTGCGCAGCACACATGGTTCCAGCACCAGCGGTTCACATACACCCACCCACATTGGCTCACCCCTCATTAATGCCCAAGTGGTTAATTCACCGGGGGCCAATGCTGATTTTTATATAGTCAAAATCACCTTGGAAACGGAAACCATGCCCCAGGATGGCATTGTGGTGTACAAGAGTATGATGGTGAAGAACAATGAACGCACACCCCAGGTGATACGTAATGCCTTAATGAAACTGGGCATAGAAGATGATCCGGACAATTATATATTGGCTCAAAGGCTGCCCGACAAA